The proteins below are encoded in one region of Bacillus vallismortis:
- a CDS encoding IS1182 family transposase has product MFHTRNSSQNAAEFVLLDQLVEEDHLLRKIDKHIDFSFIIEKVKPYYSENKGRPSLDPLILFKMMFIGYLYGIRSERQLEKEIYYNMAYRWFLGLNINDPVPHHSTISWNRRTRFKDTTIFQDIFDEVVLQAINHDMVGGRVLFTDSTHLKANANKHKYTRKTIEQDTQNYIKDLNEAIQEDREEHGKKPLPAKEEVKAEKEIRHSTTDPESGYMYRENKPEGFFYLDHRTTDMKHNIITDAYVTPGNVHDSVPYLDRLDHQIARFDFEVEAVALDSGYLTTPICKGLADRHIFGVIAHRRYHPTRGLFPKWKFHYDSEKDRYICPNQQTLTYSTTDRKGYRSYKSNPETCSACPLLEQCTRSKHRQKVITRHVWEDHKEKVRQNRLSVSGKTLYKKRKEKIERSFADSKQLHGLRYCRLRGKRNVSEQVLLTAACQNMKKIATYLAKQG; this is encoded by the coding sequence ATGTTCCACACAAGAAATTCTTCTCAAAACGCAGCTGAATTTGTTCTGCTTGACCAACTCGTCGAAGAGGATCACCTGCTTCGAAAAATTGATAAACACATTGACTTCTCTTTTATCATTGAAAAGGTTAAGCCTTACTACAGCGAAAACAAAGGCCGCCCCTCACTCGATCCGCTGATTTTATTCAAAATGATGTTTATCGGCTACCTCTACGGTATCCGTTCAGAAAGACAGCTTGAAAAAGAAATTTATTACAATATGGCGTACAGATGGTTTTTGGGCCTGAATATCAATGACCCAGTTCCGCACCACTCCACCATCAGCTGGAACAGACGCACACGCTTTAAAGATACAACGATTTTCCAAGACATTTTTGATGAGGTCGTTCTTCAGGCCATCAATCATGATATGGTGGGCGGACGTGTCCTTTTCACTGATTCAACTCATCTGAAAGCCAATGCCAACAAGCACAAATACACAAGAAAAACGATTGAACAGGATACACAAAACTATATCAAAGATTTAAATGAAGCCATTCAAGAAGATCGAGAGGAGCACGGAAAAAAGCCATTACCGGCCAAAGAGGAGGTGAAAGCTGAAAAAGAGATCCGCCACAGTACCACTGATCCGGAAAGTGGTTATATGTATCGCGAAAACAAACCGGAGGGTTTCTTTTACTTAGATCACCGAACAACGGATATGAAACATAACATTATCACCGACGCCTATGTTACGCCTGGAAATGTCCATGATTCTGTGCCTTATCTTGACCGATTAGATCACCAAATTGCACGATTTGATTTTGAAGTAGAAGCCGTCGCTCTTGATTCTGGTTATTTGACGACTCCGATCTGTAAAGGATTAGCTGACCGCCATATTTTTGGCGTTATTGCGCATAGACGATATCACCCTACTAGAGGCTTGTTTCCAAAATGGAAGTTTCATTATGACAGTGAAAAAGACAGATACATTTGCCCGAACCAGCAAACACTTACATACTCAACAACTGACCGAAAAGGCTACCGGTCATATAAATCAAATCCTGAAACCTGTTCCGCGTGCCCATTGCTTGAACAATGCACAAGATCAAAGCACCGCCAAAAGGTCATCACCCGGCATGTATGGGAGGACCACAAAGAAAAGGTCAGACAAAATCGCTTATCTGTTTCAGGAAAAACCCTCTATAAAAAAAGAAAAGAAAAAATAGAGCGAAGCTTTGCAGATTCAAAACAGCTGCATGGGCTTCGCTATTGCAGGTTGAGGGGAAAACGGAATGTGAGTGAACAAGTTCTCCTCACAGCCGCATGCCAGAACATGAAGAAGATTGCCACATACCTAGCTAAGCAGGGCTAG